The genomic DNA GTACATTTTATTATGTTGTGCAGCAGGCATGTCAACGAGTATGGTCGTAAGAAAAATGCAAGAAGAAGCAAAGAAGCAAGGAAAGAATTATAAAATTAAGGCGGTTGATTCAGAACTAGTGAAGCTTGAAATTAAGGAAGCTGATGTCGTTTTAATCGGTCCGCAAGTGAAATATTTATTTCCAGCGGTAGAGTCTCTTGCAAATTCATATAATATACCAGTTGCGATTATAGACCAACGAGATTATGGCATGTGTGATGGTTTGAAAGTGCTTAAGCAAGCAGAACAATTAGTTTTAGCATAATTATATTTTTTTAAATATAAACATTATAATGTTATAACTTTATTTCGTTCTTTCATAGAAAAGAGAAAGAGGAGGGGTATTGATGAATGGATTTATGAGTTTTATGGAACAAAAGATTATGCCAACAACGCAAAAGATTGCGGGACAGCGACATTTATTAGCAATTCGAAACGGGGTTATTTCTACATTACCGTTAACGATTGTCGGATCATTTTTCGTTATCTTTTTAAATTTACCGATTGATGCATATATGGAGTGGATTGCACCGTTTCGTCATATTTTAGATATTCCATTCCGATTTACAGTAGGATTAATGGCATTATACGCAGCATTTGGGGTAGGGGCTTCGCTCGCCAACTTTTATCAGCTCAATCAATTAAGTGCAGGATTATTATCCGTACTCGCCTTTTTACTAGCATCGGTTGAACCAATTCAAATCACGAAAGCTGTGCCAGGTGTTATTGATGCAGGTAGATACATTTCAGTAGGAACATTAAGTGCAACATCTTTATTCGGCGCAATTGTTACAGCATTAATTGCAGTAGAAATTTATCACTTTATGATTAAGCATAATATCTCGATTAAATTACCAGAGAGTGTACCACCAGCAGTTGCAAACTCGTTTGCAGCATTAATTCCAACTCTAGTCGTTATTCTTTTATTCTGGGGTATTCGTTACGGTTTAAAATTTGATGTAAATACAACGATCACATATTTAATCGCACCATTAAAATCAGTATTAGTAGGAAATAATTTATTCGGCGGTTTATTAACAG from Bacillus basilensis includes the following:
- a CDS encoding PTS sugar transporter subunit IIB codes for the protein MYILLCCAAGMSTSMVVRKMQEEAKKQGKNYKIKAVDSELVKLEIKEADVVLIGPQVKYLFPAVESLANSYNIPVAIIDQRDYGMCDGLKVLKQAEQLVLA
- a CDS encoding PTS sugar transporter subunit IIC codes for the protein MNGFMSFMEQKIMPTTQKIAGQRHLLAIRNGVISTLPLTIVGSFFVIFLNLPIDAYMEWIAPFRHILDIPFRFTVGLMALYAAFGVGASLANFYQLNQLSAGLLSVLAFLLASVEPIQITKAVPGVIDAGRYISVGTLSATSLFGAIVTALIAVEIYHFMIKHNISIKLPESVPPAVANSFAALIPTLVVILLFWGIRYGLKFDVNTTITYLIAPLKSVLVGNNLFGGLLTVFLIVFFWSFGIHGPAILGPIIRPMWDSAILENMEVFTATGNAHQLPNLFTEQFIQWFVWIGGSGSTLALVIMFMFSKSKFLKELGRLSFVPGLFNINEPIIFGAPIVMNPILIIPFVITPLVTTTVSYFAVVSGMIPLMMAKLPFTMLAPIAAIISTDWTIMAGVLVLVNFVISFVIYYPFFKMYEKQQLAGEEKTECSEQLSS